The Montipora capricornis isolate CH-2021 chromosome 1, ASM3666992v2, whole genome shotgun sequence genome contains a region encoding:
- the LOC138046430 gene encoding melatonin receptor type 1A-like isoform X1 produces MTNISHSGFSGDIKDPKWIGILEAVILTFIMMLAILGNLLVIAVIYRRQELRRTETHIFMVNLSITDISVALLCMPFSIITAVTQEWVFSYALCQLNGFLNVFFLLTSILTLTAISIQKYVGVVQSTTRKIFTRKKTILAVGWVWFQAFMTALTPILGWNSYEYIPGRTQCSVKVPRDNDVPELANCLFIIVCGFVIPLGIMNFSYLKIFQTVKIHTRRVRSHSFSCKEKSAFLNERRITITLFIILAVFLACWTPFSVLTMYATVVGKELPKHFAVGAYWLGFLNSAMNPIIYALRTTEFRSGYRQIIGIILPCFFSRVECGDLDSAATLRSRKSFRSEVQMSLRQRRQTLRESDNIMENDGHSTGIQCENGQEQKEAISFMVRMENRNTMLESSNESLHSGRKIEDKNNGDMLEEKEFIKGGKINKKREVLGYEKKQGKAKFAEKVNGKLFSDDNGNSQGHLSPRKQSFRSSYSRSFSGTDMKVLKGFPKNRGKSTSFFSRNNEELKAKDRLPRSKSDGSRAVKTLTEQSGTSCTNVYSTRQTSKPWLQENSFHPKKISSIEILEITENP; encoded by the coding sequence ATGACTAATATTTCTCATTCAGGATTTTCAGGGGACATAAAAGACCCCAAATGGATTGGGATCCTGGAAGCCGTAATTTTGACCTTTATAATGATGCTGGCCATCCTTGGAAACTTACTCGTCATAGCTGTGATCTACCGTCGACAAGAGCTTCGTCGGACAGAGACTCATATCTTTATGGTCAACTTGAGTATCACAGACATTTCTGTGGCACTGCTGTGCATGCCTTTCTCCATCATAACAGCTGTAACTCAAGAATGGGTTTTCAGCTATGCGCTGTGTCAGTTAAACGGTTTTTTGAATGTCTTCTTCCTGTTGACGTCTATTCTGACCCTCACAGCGATAAGCATTCAAAAGTATGTCGGAGTAGTTCAGTCAACAACGCGAAAAATCTTTACGAGAAAGAAAACCATCTTGGCTGTGGGGTGGGTTTGGTTTCAGGCTTTTATGACAGCGCTCACTCCGATTCTTGGTTGGAATAGCTACGAATACATTCCCGGCCGCACGCAATGTTCAGTTAAAGTTCCTCGAGATAATGACGTCCCTGAACTGGCAAACTGCTTGTTTATTATCGTTTGTGGCTTTGTAATCCCACTGGGGATAATGAACTTCTCTTACCTGAAGATCTTTCAAACCGTTAAGATTCACACAAGGCGAGTCCGAAGTCATTCATTCTCGTGCAAAGAGAAGTCGGCTTTCTTGAACGAAAGGCGAATAACCATTACGTTATTTATCATTTTAGCTGTTTTTCTAGCATGTTGGACACCTTTTTCTGTTCTTACGATGTACGCAACTGTTGTCGGAAAAGAACTACCCAAGCATTTCGCAGTCGGGGCTTATTGGCTCGGTTTTTTAAACTCGGCAATGAATCCTATAATCTATGCTTTACGGACGACCGAGTTTCGCAGTGGCTATAGGCAAATCATCGGGATAATTCTGCCATGTTTCTTTTCCAGAGTCGAGTGTGGGGACCTTGATTCTGCAGCCACCCTTCGTAGCCGAAAGAGCTTCCGGAGTGAAGTTCAAATGTCGTTGAGACAACGACGTCAAACGCTTCGAGAAAGTGATAATATTATGGAGAACGATGGGCATTCCACGGGAATCCAGTGCGAAAATGGGCAAGAACAAAAAGAGGCTATTTCATTTATGGTGCGTATGGAAAATAGGAACACAATGCTTGAATCATCAAATGAAAGTTTACACAGTGGACGCAAAATCGAAGACAAGAATAATGGAGACATGCTCGAAGAAAAGGAATTTATCAAGGGAGGAAAgattaacaaaaaaagagaGGTTTTGGGTTACGAAAAGAAACAGGGAAAGGCAAAATTTGCTGAGAAAGTAAACGGAAAACTGTTCTCTGATGACAACGGCAATTCACAAGGACACTTGTCTCCTAGAAAACAATCATTCAGGTCCtcgtattcaaggagtttttcCGGAACAGATATGAAAGTTCTCAAAGGTTTCCCGAAAAACAGAGGAAAAAGTACGTCCTTTTTTAGTCGCAACAACGAAGAATTGAAGGCTAAAGATAGGCTTCCTCGATCCAAAAGTGATGGTAGCCGAGCAGTCAAAACTTTGACAGAACAAAGCGGTACCTCTTGCACAAATGTTTACTCTACAAGACAAACTTCCAAGCCTTGGTTACAGGAAAATTCATTTCATCCGAAGAAAATATCGTCCATAGAGATTCTTGAGATAACTGAAAATCCGTAG
- the LOC138046430 gene encoding octopamine receptor beta-2R-like isoform X2 produces the protein MMLAILGNLLVIAVIYRRQELRRTETHIFMVNLSITDISVALLCMPFSIITAVTQEWVFSYALCQLNGFLNVFFLLTSILTLTAISIQKYVGVVQSTTRKIFTRKKTILAVGWVWFQAFMTALTPILGWNSYEYIPGRTQCSVKVPRDNDVPELANCLFIIVCGFVIPLGIMNFSYLKIFQTVKIHTRRVRSHSFSCKEKSAFLNERRITITLFIILAVFLACWTPFSVLTMYATVVGKELPKHFAVGAYWLGFLNSAMNPIIYALRTTEFRSGYRQIIGIILPCFFSRVECGDLDSAATLRSRKSFRSEVQMSLRQRRQTLRESDNIMENDGHSTGIQCENGQEQKEAISFMVRMENRNTMLESSNESLHSGRKIEDKNNGDMLEEKEFIKGGKINKKREVLGYEKKQGKAKFAEKVNGKLFSDDNGNSQGHLSPRKQSFRSSYSRSFSGTDMKVLKGFPKNRGKSTSFFSRNNEELKAKDRLPRSKSDGSRAVKTLTEQSGTSCTNVYSTRQTSKPWLQENSFHPKKISSIEILEITENP, from the coding sequence ATGATGCTGGCCATCCTTGGAAACTTACTCGTCATAGCTGTGATCTACCGTCGACAAGAGCTTCGTCGGACAGAGACTCATATCTTTATGGTCAACTTGAGTATCACAGACATTTCTGTGGCACTGCTGTGCATGCCTTTCTCCATCATAACAGCTGTAACTCAAGAATGGGTTTTCAGCTATGCGCTGTGTCAGTTAAACGGTTTTTTGAATGTCTTCTTCCTGTTGACGTCTATTCTGACCCTCACAGCGATAAGCATTCAAAAGTATGTCGGAGTAGTTCAGTCAACAACGCGAAAAATCTTTACGAGAAAGAAAACCATCTTGGCTGTGGGGTGGGTTTGGTTTCAGGCTTTTATGACAGCGCTCACTCCGATTCTTGGTTGGAATAGCTACGAATACATTCCCGGCCGCACGCAATGTTCAGTTAAAGTTCCTCGAGATAATGACGTCCCTGAACTGGCAAACTGCTTGTTTATTATCGTTTGTGGCTTTGTAATCCCACTGGGGATAATGAACTTCTCTTACCTGAAGATCTTTCAAACCGTTAAGATTCACACAAGGCGAGTCCGAAGTCATTCATTCTCGTGCAAAGAGAAGTCGGCTTTCTTGAACGAAAGGCGAATAACCATTACGTTATTTATCATTTTAGCTGTTTTTCTAGCATGTTGGACACCTTTTTCTGTTCTTACGATGTACGCAACTGTTGTCGGAAAAGAACTACCCAAGCATTTCGCAGTCGGGGCTTATTGGCTCGGTTTTTTAAACTCGGCAATGAATCCTATAATCTATGCTTTACGGACGACCGAGTTTCGCAGTGGCTATAGGCAAATCATCGGGATAATTCTGCCATGTTTCTTTTCCAGAGTCGAGTGTGGGGACCTTGATTCTGCAGCCACCCTTCGTAGCCGAAAGAGCTTCCGGAGTGAAGTTCAAATGTCGTTGAGACAACGACGTCAAACGCTTCGAGAAAGTGATAATATTATGGAGAACGATGGGCATTCCACGGGAATCCAGTGCGAAAATGGGCAAGAACAAAAAGAGGCTATTTCATTTATGGTGCGTATGGAAAATAGGAACACAATGCTTGAATCATCAAATGAAAGTTTACACAGTGGACGCAAAATCGAAGACAAGAATAATGGAGACATGCTCGAAGAAAAGGAATTTATCAAGGGAGGAAAgattaacaaaaaaagagaGGTTTTGGGTTACGAAAAGAAACAGGGAAAGGCAAAATTTGCTGAGAAAGTAAACGGAAAACTGTTCTCTGATGACAACGGCAATTCACAAGGACACTTGTCTCCTAGAAAACAATCATTCAGGTCCtcgtattcaaggagtttttcCGGAACAGATATGAAAGTTCTCAAAGGTTTCCCGAAAAACAGAGGAAAAAGTACGTCCTTTTTTAGTCGCAACAACGAAGAATTGAAGGCTAAAGATAGGCTTCCTCGATCCAAAAGTGATGGTAGCCGAGCAGTCAAAACTTTGACAGAACAAAGCGGTACCTCTTGCACAAATGTTTACTCTACAAGACAAACTTCCAAGCCTTGGTTACAGGAAAATTCATTTCATCCGAAGAAAATATCGTCCATAGAGATTCTTGAGATAACTGAAAATCCGTAG